The window tggtcctgctttgagaagtgggttggactagatgatctcttgaggtcccttcacaccctaataatctatgattctaagtgctgTGTCCCTCAGTGGAAAGCTGGGAATCTCTCCCATTTCCAGCCCTTAAATCTGTCTCTGATTGTGGGCTGAAAATTGCCCAATTTGGGCTTTGGCTTAGTATAGTTTTGGGAGGGACAGAGAAAATTCTGTTAGGCTGACTTTTGAATTTctgtttgaagctgctcagaGTTTGAAATTTCAGTAGAAGTAGTGATGGAGATGGCAAAGTGCAGGTGAGGTGGGTGAAGGTGGATGATAAATGCAGTTTATCACATGGATCTAGTCGTCGTGTCTGTATATGTTACATACATGTGTGTTATATGTATTATAGGTGGAGCTGGTAGCACTCCTTATAGCTGAGTTTAGCTAACATTTTCCATTGTAAGACCTTGctttttagttgcttataactttgacaAACTGTTTTCCATGTTGTATATCTGCCCCAGGCTAAATTTGTTTGAAATGTTTCAACAAAAATAGTTCAGCTATTTCCAACCATGAGATTAGGTAAAAGTACATTGTACAGCCATTTCATTAAGGAAGGCCTCAAGCCTCCTTACTTAGCAGAGGAGGGACTTGAAACTTAGCAGAGGGATCACTCTGGTGCATGGGATGTGCTTTTTGCAGTTCCCATAAAAATCCTCATATACTTCGTCGGACTTGGCCTCTGAAAAATGTTTGGACATCCTCAATAGAAGTTTGTGAAACGCTGGCAGCATTATTCTCCTAAGATTATCAGTACTGAACATGCTTCATTCTTCATTGGCTTCTATATACTGACCAGACTGAGAATGCACCACCCCTACAAAGTGACTGAGCATGGTCCATTCCAGGGCTGCCAGGCTGAGCGAGACTTTTTCTGGAGTTGCTCTTTCAAACAACTGAGGGCCACAGTGGTGGCAGGCACTAAAACTGAGAACAGGGAGAATGACTGTCTTATGCTCTTAAGGCTACCCCTGCTGATGCCTAGAAGGAAGAGTCAGACTGACTAGCTCAAATGCATAAGTGAGGAGAGAACATGGATAGGGTAGCAGGTGCAGGCTGTGAGGAGATAGGAACAAGTGGAATAGGCTTAGGCTGTAGGGGTGATAGAGCAGAGAAAGCAAGGATAGAAGAAAAGAGGACAGGCTGAGGTGGGACAGTAGGGTCTCTAACCACTAGAACTCTCTTGCAAAACCTGGAATAGAATCAAGATTTCCTGAGTTCCAACATTcctttgctgtcagcaaatagccatgaaacccactggcaaagtgtctctCATCTCTTTCTGATGGGTGGTCCACATGGCAGTAGACGTATATATTAATCTCTACTAGTTGCTGAAGTGGTAGAGTTCTGTGCTGTGGGTATGAAAGTTCTAACCCTTTTGAAGACCCATGTATTATGTCACATGatggaattttatttttcagttttctttaaaaatcattGGAACTCACCCCAGAAAAACTGTTATAAGAACATTATTATGTTTGGAAAGTCAAATATGCAAAAGTTAGGAAAAGCCAGAATTAAGGTTCTCGGGGGAGGAAAAAAGTGTGAACATGTAATTACAAACTATATCATAATGCACACTCACAGTGAGAGTGAATTAGAGTTGAACAGGAAACTTTAATTATGGTGCTTTCTAATTTTTcagggcttgactttgcaaccttaactttctTTTAATATAGGTTGTTTTTCTTTGATAAAGTGTGCATAAGTAGAAAAACTCAGCACTTTATAGGTTCTTAGAtctgaaaatgctttacaaaaggagGCAAGTAATATTGCTATTTTAgatgtgtttgtgtgcatgtatctcaATATTAATAATTTACGCATATGTATATTATACAGACACTTGAAACCTATGTCCTTACAATTTAATCTAGTAAAGACCCAAAAGATTGGAAAAAACAATTATGCCCCTTTATAGTGGCattttttatttcaatgaaaGGAAGAGATACAATAGTGATATAAAACGAACAAAATTATGAGGTGAACAGCTACTGGATTCTCAAGATATAATAACATTTGTCTCTAAATTGCACTTCAGTGTCACCACTGGATTCCATGACatgatttcttttcctttctggtCTGGCGTGAAGTATCACAGCGCCTTGCTGTTGTTATTTATGTAAGAAAAATTGGAAGCTTGGAActatcaacattttcaaatttagaTGCTTATCTCgtatatttaggcacttaaataaaagTGGGCTGCCTTTTTTTCCAGAGGTGCTAACACAACTCCAGTCAAAGTCAGTGGGATTGAAGGTGGTCAGAATTTTTGAAAAGCAACCCAATTTTATTTAGATATGCACATGGGATTTAGGGAGTAGGTTTGAAATCTGTGGCCTCTGTCTCAACCTCAATAATATCTCAGGGAAGAAATAATGTGTTGCCTCTGCATACATTTTAAGTACACAGTTTATGTAGCTTATGTGTCTTAATACTTGAACATAATTGTCCTTCAGGTTTCTCAGAATAAAATTAGTCATTATAATCTTTTAATGACTTACAGTAATTAGATGATTCTCTATGCTGTTTTTCCTTAAtcaaaattttaactttttttaaaaaatgtatccaTAGGTAAAAACATCAGAGTTTTATCGATACTCTCGGCAGCTGCGGCATGAAGTTGACCAAGCCATGAATTACTTTCATAGTGTTCACCAACAGCCTTTGATGGAAATGAAATCCAACCGTATTCGTTCTGCCAAACCCCAGACTGCAGTATTTAGAGGAATGATAGGACACAGCATGGTAAATAGCAAAATTCTTCTCTTGCACAAACCAAGGGTCTGGTGGGAGCTAGAAGGTCCTCAAGTACCTTTACGACCAGACTGCCTTGCCATTGTGAATAACTTTGTATTTTTGTTAGGTGGGGAAGAACTGGGCCCAGATGGTGAGTTTCATGCTTCCTCCAAAGTATTTAGATACGACCCTAGACAAAATACTTGGTTGCGAATGGCAGACATGTCTGTTCCACGCTCAGAGTTTGCTGTTGGTGTTATTGGGAGATACATCTATGCGGTGGCTGGGAGAACAAGGGATGAAACATTTTACTCGACTGAACGGTATGATATCACTGCAGACAAATGGGAATTTGTAGATCCCTATCCAGTCAATAAATACGGACATGAAGGAACTGTGCTCAGTAACAAGTTGTATATCACTGGGGGAATTACTTCATCTTCCACTTCTaagcaagtgtgtgtgtttgacccCAGTAAAGAAGGGACGGTGGAACAGCGAACGAGGAGAACTCAAGTGGTCACTAACTGTTGGGAGAACAAATGCAAAATGAATTATGCAAGATGCTTTCACAAAATGATTTCCTATAATGGTAAGCTTTATGTCTTTGGTGGTGTTTGTGTGATCTTGAGGGCCTCCTTTGAGTCGCAAGGGTGTCCTTCTACAGAAGTTTATGACCCAGACACTGATCAGTGGACTATTTTGGCTTCTATGCCAATTGGAAGAAGTGGTCATGGTGTAGCTGTTCTGGACAAACAGATAATGGTTCTTGGAGGCCTTTGTTACAATGGTCATTACAGTGATTCAATTCTCACCTTTGATCCAGAGGAAAACAAATGGAAAGAAGATGAATACCCAAGAATGCCCTGCAAGCTGGATGGTTTACAAGTTTGCAGCCTGCACTTTCCGGAATATGTACTGGAGCATGTTAGAcgttgcaattaaaaaaaaaaaaaaaaaaaaacaaccaagaaAACCCCCTTCCAACCACAGTGGAACCCCAAAAAACTATCTCTAATTTGACAGGAAAACAAAGcagatttaattaatttaaagacGTTGGCTTGTATGTAAAATAGCTATTAGATGCATAAAGGAACGGGATGTACAGGGAATGCACCTACCAAGTTTATTAGAAATGCCAATAACTGTGGTCTGGTATTGTAAaagttttttgctttttattttttttaaaacaaacattgctgtatgtgtgggggcagggcggggagagaagaaaaatctatttttcagtgtgtttacttttttcccttttttctttgtGGCCTTTATGTCCATGCAATAAGTTTATTCTGTATAATGGCCATCACAGCAGCATCCTTCTTGGAACCAGTTGAATATAATGATCTACTTATGGGGAGAAGGGGGACAGAAGAGCGTatattgtgcattttaattttcatTGTGTCAAGATAGGATTCAGCAGCCTTACTGGGGGAATACCTGACTTAAACTTCAGTGACAAGGGTTTCATTTTGTTCCTTTAAGTTGTTGTGGTggacattttcatttttattttctccatTTATGAGTACTCACAGTCCAGTTTGGTTTTTTACAATTTTGTTTTCCCGTAAATACGTTTTAAAATGATCTTAACCTTTATGCATGACTTTCCTGGATTTGTACAGTAGTATCAGTAAGTCTGCCAAAAAAATGCAAGTTatacattttctattaaattgaTAATGAAGCATTTTTATATTCCAACACTATTTCTATGCTGCCTTCTATTGTCTGCATTGTGTTTGTTGGTGAgtaagatatatacacacacgcatACACTGTAAAATCTATATATAATGCATCTTTTATGTGCAATTAGGATATTATATTTTTAACTAGGGCACAGATTCAGCCATATCTGTTGAATTTTAGATATAGAGCATTCTTTCTTGAATTAAATATTACAAAATTCTTAAATAACTGGAGGCCTAGTTTGGTATCAAAGAAGCCTATCTTTGGTATACACTGATTCATTCAGTAATATTTAAACTCTTTATATTAATAATATGTAATGAACTGTTAACAGTTTGacattttatatattatttaaaaaaagtaaatacacCTTATGCAGTTACAGTCCTTCACTTTTGAATGTGTTgccttgtttttaataaaaatcagaaatgtatCAGTAACCAAGCATGAACACTGCACTAACATGCAGTTTTTTGTCAGACCTGGATATACTATTATTTTTAGCAATGGCATCGCTTGTATTTGTGTTGAAGTGATGTAATCTAATATTTTTTGGAAGCATCAACTGATATGAACTGCTGTGTTCTAAAAATGTGGGGTTAGGCAGTTGGGGACAATGTTTACCATGTCTGTAACCTTTAAAATACAAACCTACAAAGCTATAGCTACTGACCTCATACTTCCTGAAATAAGACTTGTGATCCAAGAGGGCTTGAATAACTGCACCATGTTTGAGCACTTTTTGTTAACTTGTTGACTTTTATTGACTGTAGATTGGTGAGACTATCCACCAAGATAAACACAATTATAAAAGTAAAGCATTAAAATCCTAGTTCTTTCACACTGGTGTGAAATTAGCCTCTTCTGGAGTCAAGAGGGAAAAGATTTCCTCTCTAAAATTTGAGGCCAACACTGAGCTCAGATATGCAGGGACAAACTGCTGAGATATAAGCTTGCAAAATCATGTGCTTATGTGAAACTCTGTAGCATTAGATTTTACAAGATATGCAGTAATGGTTGAGAATCCATTTCTGTTTCAGCATCTCCCAGCCAGAAGTCACTGTAGAAAAGGAATGTACAGTACTCAGGGAGTTGAAAACAATGCACTTAGAAGGGACCAAATACACCCTAAATTTGCTGTGATAAATGATGACAAGTTTGTTTGGCTAAACAAAATTATAAATTAATAATGGatattaaaatgttttgtgaaatGCACCATGCTCACGTTTAATGGTATCTTTGTTTTCTTGCAGTAATGTTCTTTCAAGTTCTGGATTGAGAGAGATGGGAGGACATGAAGTTATATTGCAAGTtagcagattttattttaattagcaaTAATATAGCAAAGCAGAGTTGATAACTGTAATCTTTGATCAAAAGAGATAATTTACACCATCATAGCTGGAATGATAAAGGATGTCTAAGCCAGAGATGGCTGGACCAAATGTTCACATTCAGTCTTCTGGTGCAGACCACAGGTTGCAGTTCACTATAATTCTTTGCTTATTATTTTCCtatatttttcaatttacaattacagaatttaattttttttattttagtaatCTGAACTACACCCTATTTGGTATAAGACAAGGCACCAACCTTGCCATGAGATGTGTGCAGATGGAGCCCTGCAACCAGGCGGGCCACTGTTGACTTTGATGGGCCCTGCTCAGGTGCAGGGCTTCTGTGTTTTGTATATTTCATTGCAGAATCAGGGTTCAAGACAAGTTTATCTTATTTTTACTCCTGTTTTGCTCTTTTTGTTACT of the Gopherus flavomarginatus isolate rGopFla2 chromosome 1, rGopFla2.mat.asm, whole genome shotgun sequence genome contains:
- the KLHL15 gene encoding kelch-like protein 15 gives rise to the protein MAGDVEGFSSAIHDTSVSAGFRALYEEGLLLDVTLVIEDHQFQAHKALLATQSDYFRIMFTADMRERDQDKIHLKGLTATGFSHVLQFMYYGNIELSMNTVHEILQAAMYVQLIEVVKFCCSFLLEKICLENCAEIMRLLDDFGVNIDGVREKLDSFLLENFVPLMSRPDFLSYLSFEKLMSYLDNDHLSRFPEIELYEAVQAWLRHDRRRWRHTDTIIQNIRFCLMTPSSVFEKVKTSEFYRYSRQLRHEVDQAMNYFHSVHQQPLMEMKSNRIRSAKPQTAVFRGMIGHSMVNSKILLLHKPRVWWELEGPQVPLRPDCLAIVNNFVFLLGGEELGPDGEFHASSKVFRYDPRQNTWLRMADMSVPRSEFAVGVIGRYIYAVAGRTRDETFYSTERYDITADKWEFVDPYPVNKYGHEGTVLSNKLYITGGITSSSTSKQVCVFDPSKEGTVEQRTRRTQVVTNCWENKCKMNYARCFHKMISYNGKLYVFGGVCVILRASFESQGCPSTEVYDPDTDQWTILASMPIGRSGHGVAVLDKQIMVLGGLCYNGHYSDSILTFDPEENKWKEDEYPRMPCKLDGLQVCSLHFPEYVLEHVRRCN